A segment of the Methanobacterium sp. genome:
TGCGGAAGCACATTCTAAAATAATATTTTTACAATAACTTATCTCATCCTTGGAAATTTCTTCAGAATAATCCCTAACTAAAACAGAACATGCATCTCCTGGAATGGAATGATAAAAAAGATGAAATTCAAGATCATTAGACTTGAAACCGTTAACAACTTCCTTTAAATCTTTTAAAACTAGCTTAGGATCTTTATATTGCTTAAATTCATTATATCTATCATCATTTCCAATTTTGTAGCTGGCCCACATTTTTAAAGGCATGTATTTCATTTTTTCTGACATTTCATCAGTTGATCTTTGACTGAATTCTTTCAGTTTAGAACCAAGTTTTGTTATAAATTTAATTAATACATGATCGTCTTTTTTTTCAATTTTAGGAACTATTTTCCTACTATCCATTCTTGCTAAATAAAGTCTCCAAGTTTTATCAGAGTCCGTCTCTTCTTTTTCATTAGGTAAATCATTGTAATATTCATCAAAAATATCCCATATTTTATGCTGCCGTTTTTCAACTTCTTCTTCACTTATTTGTTCATTTCTAAAAACTTGATAAAATAAAGCTAAACTCTCTAAAGACTTTTTTCTATGTTCATCTTTGCAAGTTTTTATTCTTTCATCCTGGTAAAAATTGCGCTGAGAATTAAGGCCATATCCTATGCTATAAATACCTTCTGCAGTATTTTCAAGACTCCACCTAACGGTATCATAAATAAAAAATTCTTTTGTTTGAAATAATACTTTAGCTACATTAAAAGTTTTATCAGGGAATGCTAATACAATACTTGCGATTATGGCTGTAATAGAAGCTGATTTAGCATTCACAAGCAAATATAAAAGCCAAGATTCTAATACTTCTGGATCAAATTTTTCTGCATTTTCGAGGAAAAATTTTTCTAAAGCCATATGCATTGATTGTAAAACATTAGGTGAATTTTTAGTACCCCTATACATATTCCAAATCGTGTCATCTATATACTGTTTGGTTGTTTTTCCATTTACGATAAAAACGTCTATTTCTTCAACTTTTTCTTTTCCTAAATTGAAAATTTCTTCATCCCCTGATTTGAAAAGTTCTCCTTTCCCTAAATCAGATTTAGCATAGCATTTGATCGTTTTATTGGTGAAATTTAGTATAAAATTTATAGTTTTTTCAAAAGAATATAGTAACAACCAGTAAATAGGTGTTTGAAAAGAGCTTGAAGGGAAATAATCCATGTCATTTCGTTTTAAACAAAATTTCCCTTCAATGTCTAGAGGATCATCAATAAAAGGTAAATCACCTTGATGCCCAGAATTATGAAAATCATCTTTTTTAGGATTTTTAAACCAAAAAAGATCTGCCAATCTCAAAACATATTCTGGAAGAACTTTTATGACTTCCATATTGACCCCCACTTTTGTTAAAATGGCATTTATTAACTCATTATAATGGTCTCTATGGTTATCCCATTTATTTTCCAATATTTTATCAAAAATTATAATAAGTTCGTCTTTTATTTCACTAGCACCAAATAAAATAGTTTGAAGAATTTTTTCTTCAATTTTTTTATCTAAGTATTTATCCTCTTCAATTACCCATTCATAGTATTTTAAAGCTATTAAGCTAGAAAATCTTGTTGTTTCACCTTTTTTGAATTTACTATTCCAATCATGAATTATGGGAAAAATGAAAGTAATATTTTCAATTTTAATAGACTCTAAGTTTTGATAAACAAACTTTATCAGATTTTTCCAACCATTACCTTTAGGTTTAGTAAAAAAGTAAGTTATAGGAAGTGAATTCATCTCTTTTATGCTTAATGCTTGAAAAAAATCATTATCAACTTCTTTACAGGCTATCCTGAGTAATAAGGTAACTTTTTTTAAAAACTTTTGATCATTTTCTATCAATTTTTCTTTGAATAACTCAAAAAAAGCTTCAGAGTAATCAGAAAGCAAAACGGAGACTAAAATTTCATCTTTCCAAAAATACTTAATTTCTTCATCTTGAATAATTTCTTCAATAAATTGTGTTATGAGTCCATTTTCCAGTAAAAGTTTCTCAGATACCCAATTTCTAAAGCTTCTACGTACTGGTAGAGATTCTCCAATTTTCTCAAAAAATTCTTCATTGTTTTGTTTCTTTATGAATTCAGAATTGATTATCTTTTCTAATGCCCATTCCTCATAAATATCATGAGTAATGAAGTATCCTGCTGTTTCATATCCCAAAATTCCATCTTGAACAAAATTATCTAAAATTTGAGAATCACAATCAGGATTAACAAAAAATTGACTTTGATTTGCTCTTTCAAAAGCTGTTTTTAAAAAACATTGCTCTCTAGATGGTTTCGATCTTTTTATTATATTATTCCATAACTTTTCTTTAAAATTGGAATAATTTAAGGTCTCTTTTTCATTATAAAACCTTAAATATTCATTCAAATAAAAAGGATTTTTAATAAGATCACTTAGTTTTGAGTCT
Coding sequences within it:
- the avs4 gene encoding AVAST type 4 anti-phage nuclease Avs4 encodes the protein MMEIIKPDWDKFKAKFSENHQDNFEWFCNLLFCKEFNQPFGIFRYKNQSGIETDPIIKEDEVIGWQAKFYETTLSSHKKDLIETIRRTKRDYPDITKIILYSNQEWVQRLDREDKAKKPPKGLIEIEEKAESLQIEIDWRTMSFFESSFVTIDNKIIAQHFFSLDQSIIGLVNEKKLHNDAVFHEIQTDINFNDQKIEIDRSEILQNIENELRQKQILIISGVGGVGKTAVIKNFYKKIGEETPFYVFKANEFNLNNLNDLFNGLNFRDFIDFHDNEKIKIIVIDSAEKLLELPNTDIFKEFLLNLIKNNWKIIFTTRNNYLEDLNYQFIDIYNINPFNLDITNLDESDLENLSSKYSFSLPEDSKLSDLIKNPFYLNEYLRFYNEKETLNYSNFKEKLWNNIIKRSKPSREQCFLKTAFERANQSQFFVNPDCDSQILDNFVQDGILGYETAGYFITHDIYEEWALEKIINSEFIKKQNNEEFFEKIGESLPVRRSFRNWVSEKLLLENGLITQFIEEIIQDEEIKYFWKDEILVSVLLSDYSEAFFELFKEKLIENDQKFLKKVTLLLRIACKEVDNDFFQALSIKEMNSLPITYFFTKPKGNGWKNLIKFVYQNLESIKIENITFIFPIIHDWNSKFKKGETTRFSSLIALKYYEWVIEEDKYLDKKIEEKILQTILFGASEIKDELIIIFDKILENKWDNHRDHYNELINAILTKVGVNMEVIKVLPEYVLRLADLFWFKNPKKDDFHNSGHQGDLPFIDDPLDIEGKFCLKRNDMDYFPSSSFQTPIYWLLLYSFEKTINFILNFTNKTIKCYAKSDLGKGELFKSGDEEIFNLGKEKVEEIDVFIVNGKTTKQYIDDTIWNMYRGTKNSPNVLQSMHMALEKFFLENAEKFDPEVLESWLLYLLVNAKSASITAIIASIVLAFPDKTFNVAKVLFQTKEFFIYDTVRWSLENTAEGIYSIGYGLNSQRNFYQDERIKTCKDEHRKKSLESLALFYQVFRNEQISEEEVEKRQHKIWDIFDEYYNDLPNEKEETDSDKTWRLYLARMDSRKIVPKIEKKDDHVLIKFITKLGSKLKEFSQRSTDEMSEKMKYMPLKMWASYKIGNDDRYNEFKQYKDPKLVLKDLKEVVNGFKSNDLEFHLFYHSIPGDACSVLVRDYSEEISKDEISYCKNIILECASASLRENYGYQLGDGVKSAISVLPLLLEKFPEEKEVIKFILLLTLFDPQPMGVGSEFCDYSKLAIINLWNINFEDTQSLLLGYLWLKPKYEELRAEIRKKNYGKNVYEVYEIELIKEFDNKYEKELQKVIKNEITINDLNEIEKQDSYVLKTAFQLIPSKTEHTEHKELAKTIISTFAKDLLSNKREDKIDYWTRHIFLEKLADFVLNSSKQDISNYLKPFIDNFNSSEDMANLFKEFAYAEDRLDVYDNFWEVWDLFYEKIVEICNKGDNYYTKKVIKGYLFAENIWKKEATHWHTFKEEDKRFFKKLTENTGQCPSVLYSISKLLNGIGSLYVDDGILWISRMLNVYNNLWSDELETNTVYYLENIVRRYENINSEKLRKNTQLKQQFLVILDFLIEKESVVGYMLRETIL